The Chryseobacterium phocaeense genome includes the window GGCCTCACGGTGAGCGGATTTCCCGGTTATGAAGCCGGAAAACCGATTCCTACATTGGTTCAGGTGCTGAACGGGCAGGCTCCCTCTAATTCTCCCGCAGTTTTTGTAGACAAAACACCCGGAAAATCATTCCGGTACGCCGGAGGAGGGTATTGTGTGATGCAGCAGATACTCATCGATGTGGAAGGAAAAGACTTTACCACCATCATGAAAGACAATGTGCTTACCCCTCTCGGGATGAAAAACAGTACCTTTTCACAGCCTCTGCCTCAGGCACAGGTACAATACGCTGCAACAGCATATAACGAAGAGGGAAAAAGAGTTCCCGGAAGGTATCATACCTATCCCGAGCAGGCAGCCGCAGGTTTATGGACCACAGCCGAAGACCTGGCTAAATTTGTAATTGATGTCCAGAATACCCTGAATGGTAAAAGCTCAGCCATTATTTCACAAAAGACAGCGCAGGAATTTACAACTCCTTATGTTGACACATTCATTGGACAGGGTGTCTTTCTCGAAGACAGGAAAGGACAGGACTATTTTCAGCACGGCGGCTGGAACGAAGGCTTTTCCAGCAGATTCATAGCCGGTAAAACAAGCGGTGATGGAATTGTGGTGTTAACGAATACCAATAAACCGGCTTTTATAGAAGAGCTCATCCGTTCTGTAGCGGAAGTCTATCACTGGACAGGATATAATTCTCCGGCTCCCAAAATAATTCCTTTAAATAAGGAGGATTTTGAAAATATTGGCAGATACGCTAATGAAAATTATGGTCTTTTCAGGATTTACCGTGAAAAAAATAAGCTGATGACGGTGAATAATGCAGAAGACCCTATGGAACTTATAAAAGTAGCAAAAGACCGGTATGCAGTCCGCGAATGGGAATTCCAGCTTTATACCGTGAAAAATGAGAAGACAGGAAAGAAGGAGCTTGTTCAGATTCTTCCCAACGATAAAATCCGGTCGCAGGGAGCATTGTTAAGTGATAACGAAAAAACTCCTCTGGAAATGGTTTTGGATGGGAATTTCGAACAGGGACTGGAAGCCTATAAAAATGCTAAGATCAAAGATAGCAACCACCGTCTTCTTTCCGAGGATTACCTGAACCATGTGGGGTATCTGATGCTTGGAAGAAAAGACTTTACAAAAGCAATTGATGTTTTCCGGGTGAATGTAATGCTGTACCCAAAAAGAGAGAATGTTTACAATGCGCTGGGAGAAGCTTATCTGAAGGCAGGGCAAAAAGATAAGGCCCGCGAAAATTATCAGAAAGTTCTGGAAATAAACCCCAAAAGCGAACATGCGGCAAAGGTTTTAAAAACATTATAAGCAGAGAACTGTCTTCAAATATTGGAGGCAGTTTTCTTTTAATCCTGCCGTGATTGGATAACAATGACCGATTTTTCGGGATTGGAAGCTGTTTTTATAGGTATTGCATACTTTTTTTAATATCAGTTATTGAATAAATTGGCCATTTTTTAAATAAAATGACTGGTATAGTAATATTTTTTTTAAAAATTGATTTATAAGTATATATGTGTGGTATGTGACCATAAAATGATTAAAAAATAAATGTTTTTCGGAATTTTGTAAGTATTTTTGATGTTGCCAAAAATATTTATAAACCTACCAAGACGATTCATTCTATGATCTTAATTGTTGATGATAACGAAAGCAATCTTTATTCACTGAAAAAGCTGCTGGAATCTAAAGATTTCCAGGTAGATACAGCGAATTCCGGAGAAGAGGCACTAGGAAAAGCCATAAAAAATAATTATGCACTGATTATTCTCGATGTGCAGATGCCCGGAATGGATGGGTTTGAAGTGGCTGAAACATTAGCCGATTACAGCAAAACCAAAGAAGTTCCCATTATATTTTTATCGGCCGTCAATACCGAAAAAAAATTCATTACCAGAGGATATGCTTCCGGGGGAAAAGATTATGTCACCAAGCCGGTAGATCCTGAAATTTTACTGTTGAAAGTGAAGACTTTTTACAACCTTCAGGAACAGAACCTGGCTATGAAAAAGACACAGGAGAGCCTGGAACTGGAGGTTAAAGGCAGACGGGAATCCCAGGTGACTATGAAATCCCAGATCGATCATTTTCAATTGATGCTGGAGTCCCTGCCACAGATTGCATTCACGCTTAATGAAGAAGGAAATATAGAATTTGTAAATCAGAAATGGTTCAAATATGCAGATTCAAATCTGGATTTTCCTGAAGTTCACGAGGATGATCTCAATATCAGGGAAGAATTTGAGCGCTGTATGAAAAAAAATAAAGCACTTGAGATGGAAGTCCGGATCAAAAATAAAGACTCCGGAGATTACCGCTATCATCTGTTGCGGATAACCCCTGTGAATGATGAAAACGGCATTAAAAACTGGGTGGGAACCTTTACCGATATTGACGATCAGAAAAAAGTGGAAAAAGAAAAGGATGAATTCCTCAGTATTGCCAGTCATGAGCTGAAAACCCCACTAACGAGTATAAAAGCATATGTTCAGTTACTTGACCGTAAACTAAAACTGGATAAGCAAAGTGCCGAAGCAGGTTTTATGACCAAAGTTCAGGATCAGATCGAAAAACTGAATACCCTTATTACCGATCTGCTGGATGTTTCCAAAATAGAAAACGGAAAACTGAAGATCAGCAAAAAACCGGTCATTCTTGAAAATGTAATCAGCAATGCCGTTGAAACCATTATACAGACTCATGATGAAAACAAAGTGAAGATAGACCGTCACGGAGTAAAACCGGATATTCTTGTTCCTATAGACGAAATCCGTATAGAACAGGTCCTGATCAATTTCCTCACCAATGCCATAAAATATTCCCCTCAGAACAATCAGGTGATTGTTACCACTTTTGTAGATGAAGAAGAGCAGGAAGTAAGAGTCAACGTTACGGACTTCGGAATAGGCATTCCCGACTTCAAGCAGGACGCAGTGTTCCGTAAATTCTACCGTGTGGAAGAATCGTCGCTGCAGTTCCAGGGGATGGGAATCGGGCTGTTTATCTGCTCGGAAATCATCAAGCAGCACCACGGAACCATTGGAGTATCCAGTAAAGTAGACGAAGGCTCTACCTTCTTTTTCACCTTACCTTTAAATTAAACGCATGCCGAAAAATATAATCAGAAACCTGCAGTTTGGAGTTGGTATATCTCTGCTCATCCTTATTGCAAGCTCAGTAGCCTCCTACCTGAGTATCCAGAACCAGATGAATCACAGAGAAAGCGTGGGCAAAAGCAGACGTGCAGTAACGGCGGTAAAAGATGTTCTTGTTGCCCTGCTGGATGCAGAAACCGGAAACAGAGGGTATCAGCTTACCGGAAGAGAGAGCTTTCTGGAACCTTATAACAGGAGTTTAAGTGAATTTTCAAAAGCAATAGAGCGTGCAAAATCCCTAGATATTACAGATAAAAAGCAGCTGGATCGTTTACATGTTCTGGAAAAAAACGTTAATGACAATATTGAAAACCTGAAAAGTTTTGTTCAGAACAGACGGAATGGTCAGGTGATGACTCAGGAGCAGATCCTGTTGAGTAAAAGTTATATGGACAAATGCCGTCAGATCGTCCACGATTTTGTACAGTATGAAGACAGCCAGCTTGAAATTAAAAATAGAGATCTCAACCGCTCATCCGGGACAACCGTTCTGTTTATTGTGATTTCTGCCCTGGCAGCAGTGGTGGTTACCATATTTTTTTACTTTAAGTTAAGAGCAGACCTGATCCGCAGGGATAAACTGGAAAAAGACCTGAGAAATAAAGATCTGGAAATCAGCAGACGGGTAAGCGCTATCCAGCAGATTGCAAACAGAGTGGCCAACGGTGATTACAGCCAGAGGGCAGTGGATCATGCACAGGATGACCTTGGGGACCTGGTAGATTCTTTAAACCATATGACGGATTCTCTGAAGAAATCTTTTGACAAGATCAATAAAAGCGACTGGCGCCAGAAAGGCCTCGCTTTGCTGAATGAATCTTTGGTAGGAAATAAATCCGTAGCGGAAGTTTCCGATAAATCTTTATACCAGCTTATTGAATACGGGAAATGCATCAATGGTGCTATATACCTGTATGATGAAGGAGTATTAAAATTAAGTACAGCGCTAGGCCTTGAAAGTACGATGAAAAAAACTTTCGAGCCGGGAGAAGGTATGGTTGGACAGGTTTTCAGCAGCGAAAAAATACAGGTGTATAACAACCTTAATGAGGATGATTTTGTGGTAAGTTTTGCCAGCAGCAGAATAAAAATAAACGGAATTCTCCTCGTGCCCATCCATGCGGACGGGCACTGCATTGGTGTTTTTGAACTGGGATCTGCTTCAGATTTTGACGAAGACAGGATCGGTTATTTCACTGAATCCAGCAGGAATATCGGAATTGCATTAAATGCAGCAAAAGGACGTGAAAAAGAACAGCAGTTACTCGAAGAAACCCAGGCCCAGTCGGAAGAATTACAGGTACAGCACTCAGAACTGGAAAACCTGAATACCGAACTTGAAGCACAGACCCAAAAGCTTCAGGCCTCCGAAGAAGAGCTGAAAGTGCAGCAGGAAGAGTTGATGCAGGCTAATGCCGAACTGGAAGAACGCTCAAGAATGCTGGAAGAAAGAAACCATCTGATTGCCCAGCGAAACGGCGAGATCCAGAAAAAAGTGGAGGAGCTTGCCTTAAGCACCAAGTATAAATCTGAATTCCTGGCCAATATGTCCCACGAGCTCAGAACCCCATTGAATTCAATCCTTCTTCTGTCAAGATTAATGGCCGAAAACCCGGATGAAAACCTCAATGAAGACCAGATAGAATCAGCAAAAGTGATTCAGAGCTCAGGAAGCAGCCTGCTGACGCTGATTGATGAAATCCTTGATCTTGCTAAAATAGAATCCGGAAAAATGACCCTGGAGTATCAGGATGTTGCGGTGAATGATGTGGTCAGGGATTTGAGAAGCCTCTTTAACCCGATTATGCAGGAAAAACAGATCAGATTTGATATCCATGTAGAGGAAGAGGTGGAAAAATCCATTGAAACGGACAGGCTTCGTGTAGATCAGGTATTGCGTAACCTTTTGTCCAATGCCATTAAATTTACATCAGAAGGAAGCATCAGTTTAAACATTAAAAAAGATTCGGAAAACAAAGATTTCATTGTGTTCAGTGTAAAAGATACAGGAATCGGGATTCCGGAAGAAAAGCAGGCGATTATCTTTGAAGCCTTCCAGCAGGCAGACGGATCTACGCGCCGCAGGTTCGGAGGTACCGGGCTGGGACTTTCCATCAGCCGTGAAATTGCAAGACTGCTCGGAGGAGAATTATCCCTGAAAAGCAAGGTAAATGAAGGAAGCGAATTCAGCCTGACCATTCCTGTAACGGCAGTCCCTGAAGTCATTCAGCCTGAAAATGACCAGCATCTTGTAGAAACCATCCGTGAAGATGTGGAACAGATTCAGAATATTCTGGAAGATGCGGAAACTGTAGTTCCGGTAGAAATTCTTGCCATTCCGGAAGCCGTGGAAGATGACCGGGACGGAATTACCGCGGAAGATAAAGTGATCCTGATTGTGGAAGACGATATTAATTTTGCAAAAGCGCTTCTTAAATATGCCCGCATGAACCAATACAAAGGAGTGGTTGTGGTAAGGGGAGATTACGCCCTGTCTGCAGCGGTTCAGTATCATCCGCAGGCTGTTTTGCTGGACGTTCAGCTTCCGGTGAAAGACGGCTGGCAGGTGATGGATGAGCTTAAATCCAATGCGGCAACCAGACATATTCCGGTTCATATGATGTCTGTACTTCAGGTGGAACGGGAAAGCCTTATGAAAGGAGCTATTGATTTCATTAATAAGCCCATGGCCCTAGATAAAATGACGGATGTATTCAAAAAGATTGAAGACGCCCTTCAAAAATCTCCGCAAAAGGTTTTAATTGTTGAAAATAATGCCAAGCATGCCAGTGCCTTAGCCTATTTCCTGAGTAATTTCAACATTTCCTTATCCGTAGAAAATAATGTGGAAGACAGCGTTAAAGCACTTAAGACACAGGACTGCGTTATTCTGGATATCGGAGCTTCAAAAGGAAACGAATACCAGATCATAGAATCCATTAAAAGCTATGAAGGCCTGGAAAACCTGCCGATCATTATATTTTCAGAGCACAGTTTATCCAAATCTGAAGAGCTGAAGATCAGACAGTATGCAGACTCCATCGTGGTAAAAACCGCTCATTCTTACGAAAGGATTTTAGATGAAGTAGGTTTATTCTTACATTTGGTGGAAGAAAAAAACAACGCTGTGGAAACCGCAAGGAACAAAGTCCTAGGATCTTTAACAGAAGTTTTAAGCGGGAAAAAAATACTTATTACTGATGATGATGTCCGTAATATTTTCTCCCTGACGAAAGCTTTGGAAAAATATAAAGTAGAAGTAGTGGTGGCCATGGACGGAAAACATGCCCTTCAGCAGATTAAAGAGCACAGCGATATAGATGTTATTCTGATGGATATGATGATGCCTGAAATGGATGGCTATGAAACCATCAGGGAGATCAGAAAAATGCCTGTGTTTACAAAACTTCCCATTATTGCCATTACCGCAAAATCCATGATCGGAGACCGCGAAAAATGCATTGTGGCAGGAGCGTCGGATTATATTTCAAAACCTGTAGATATTGACCAGTTGCTTTCTTTACTGAGG containing:
- a CDS encoding serine hydrolase; translation: MKIKTPLYMGLMIGAASIPVSAQTPAQINTEIAKVEAGLMPAVRFQGEPLWTLKSRMKYYNIPGVSIAVIKNSKVIWTKTYGYADVESKTPVNSETLFQAASMSKPVSAYAAFKEVEAGKINPDADVNSYLKSWKIPENELTKEKNVSLRNILSHTAGLTVSGFPGYEAGKPIPTLVQVLNGQAPSNSPAVFVDKTPGKSFRYAGGGYCVMQQILIDVEGKDFTTIMKDNVLTPLGMKNSTFSQPLPQAQVQYAATAYNEEGKRVPGRYHTYPEQAAAGLWTTAEDLAKFVIDVQNTLNGKSSAIISQKTAQEFTTPYVDTFIGQGVFLEDRKGQDYFQHGGWNEGFSSRFIAGKTSGDGIVVLTNTNKPAFIEELIRSVAEVYHWTGYNSPAPKIIPLNKEDFENIGRYANENYGLFRIYREKNKLMTVNNAEDPMELIKVAKDRYAVREWEFQLYTVKNEKTGKKELVQILPNDKIRSQGALLSDNEKTPLEMVLDGNFEQGLEAYKNAKIKDSNHRLLSEDYLNHVGYLMLGRKDFTKAIDVFRVNVMLYPKRENVYNALGEAYLKAGQKDKARENYQKVLEINPKSEHAAKVLKTL
- a CDS encoding hybrid sensor histidine kinase/response regulator, which codes for MILIVDDNESNLYSLKKLLESKDFQVDTANSGEEALGKAIKNNYALIILDVQMPGMDGFEVAETLADYSKTKEVPIIFLSAVNTEKKFITRGYASGGKDYVTKPVDPEILLLKVKTFYNLQEQNLAMKKTQESLELEVKGRRESQVTMKSQIDHFQLMLESLPQIAFTLNEEGNIEFVNQKWFKYADSNLDFPEVHEDDLNIREEFERCMKKNKALEMEVRIKNKDSGDYRYHLLRITPVNDENGIKNWVGTFTDIDDQKKVEKEKDEFLSIASHELKTPLTSIKAYVQLLDRKLKLDKQSAEAGFMTKVQDQIEKLNTLITDLLDVSKIENGKLKISKKPVILENVISNAVETIIQTHDENKVKIDRHGVKPDILVPIDEIRIEQVLINFLTNAIKYSPQNNQVIVTTFVDEEEQEVRVNVTDFGIGIPDFKQDAVFRKFYRVEESSLQFQGMGIGLFICSEIIKQHHGTIGVSSKVDEGSTFFFTLPLN
- a CDS encoding response regulator — its product is MPKNIIRNLQFGVGISLLILIASSVASYLSIQNQMNHRESVGKSRRAVTAVKDVLVALLDAETGNRGYQLTGRESFLEPYNRSLSEFSKAIERAKSLDITDKKQLDRLHVLEKNVNDNIENLKSFVQNRRNGQVMTQEQILLSKSYMDKCRQIVHDFVQYEDSQLEIKNRDLNRSSGTTVLFIVISALAAVVVTIFFYFKLRADLIRRDKLEKDLRNKDLEISRRVSAIQQIANRVANGDYSQRAVDHAQDDLGDLVDSLNHMTDSLKKSFDKINKSDWRQKGLALLNESLVGNKSVAEVSDKSLYQLIEYGKCINGAIYLYDEGVLKLSTALGLESTMKKTFEPGEGMVGQVFSSEKIQVYNNLNEDDFVVSFASSRIKINGILLVPIHADGHCIGVFELGSASDFDEDRIGYFTESSRNIGIALNAAKGREKEQQLLEETQAQSEELQVQHSELENLNTELEAQTQKLQASEEELKVQQEELMQANAELEERSRMLEERNHLIAQRNGEIQKKVEELALSTKYKSEFLANMSHELRTPLNSILLLSRLMAENPDENLNEDQIESAKVIQSSGSSLLTLIDEILDLAKIESGKMTLEYQDVAVNDVVRDLRSLFNPIMQEKQIRFDIHVEEEVEKSIETDRLRVDQVLRNLLSNAIKFTSEGSISLNIKKDSENKDFIVFSVKDTGIGIPEEKQAIIFEAFQQADGSTRRRFGGTGLGLSISREIARLLGGELSLKSKVNEGSEFSLTIPVTAVPEVIQPENDQHLVETIREDVEQIQNILEDAETVVPVEILAIPEAVEDDRDGITAEDKVILIVEDDINFAKALLKYARMNQYKGVVVVRGDYALSAAVQYHPQAVLLDVQLPVKDGWQVMDELKSNAATRHIPVHMMSVLQVERESLMKGAIDFINKPMALDKMTDVFKKIEDALQKSPQKVLIVENNAKHASALAYFLSNFNISLSVENNVEDSVKALKTQDCVILDIGASKGNEYQIIESIKSYEGLENLPIIIFSEHSLSKSEELKIRQYADSIVVKTAHSYERILDEVGLFLHLVEEKNNAVETARNKVLGSLTEVLSGKKILITDDDVRNIFSLTKALEKYKVEVVVAMDGKHALQQIKEHSDIDVILMDMMMPEMDGYETIREIRKMPVFTKLPIIAITAKSMIGDREKCIVAGASDYISKPVDIDQLLSLLRVWLYES